Proteins encoded together in one Lepus europaeus isolate LE1 chromosome 13, mLepTim1.pri, whole genome shotgun sequence window:
- the LMAN2L gene encoding VIP36-like protein isoform X2 yields MDKGRRICMGMAWRSGTRRIGCSQRVFPYISAMVNNGSLSYDHERDGRPTELGGCTAIVRNLHYDTFLVIRYVKRHLTIMMDIDGKHEWRDCIEVPGVRLPRGYYFGTSSITGDLSDNHDVISLKLFELTVERTPEEEKLHRDVFLPSVDNMKLPEMTAPLPPLSGLALFLIVFFSLVFSVFAIVIGIILYNKWQEQSRKRFY; encoded by the exons ATGGACAAGGGAAGAAGAATCTGCATGGGGATGGCCTGGCGATCTGGTACACGAAGGATCGGATGCagccag CGGGTGTTCCCCTACATCTCAGCCATGGTGAACAACGGCTCCCTCAGCTACGACCATGAGCGAGACGGGCGGCCTACAGAGCTGGGGGGCTGCACAGCCATCGTCCGCAACCTGCATTATGACACCTTCCTTGTGATTCGCTATGTCAAGAGGCATCTGACG aTAATGATGGATATCGACGGCAAGCATGAGTGGAGGGACTGCATTGAGGTGCCTGGGGTCCGGCTGCCCCGGGGCTACTACTTCGGCACCTCCTCCATCACTGGGGATCTCTCGG ATAATCATGACGTCATTTCCTTGAAGTTGTTTGAGCTGACAGTGGAGAGAACcccagaagaggagaagctgcaTCGAGATGTGTTCTTGCCCTCCGTGGACAATATGAAGCTGCCTGAGA TGACAGCCCCGCTGCCGCCCCTGAGTGGCCTGGCCCTCTTCCTCATCGTCTTCTTCTCTCTGGTGTTCTCTGTGTTTGCCATTGTCATTGGTATCATACTGTACAACAAATGGCAGGAACAGAGCCGAAAGCGCTTCTACTGA